Proteins encoded in a region of the Lepeophtheirus salmonis chromosome 6, UVic_Lsal_1.4, whole genome shotgun sequence genome:
- the LOC121119763 gene encoding uncharacterized protein isoform X2, whose protein sequence is MYICRNLQLQYPGHRIQVVGYYPYWVGLNGLTDIRLKGKDFKSKCGLRNNDFKYNELIDNRDKVMPAPLPTVVANQLAAVAHSATLAITQSTHNFFANIFGFQTIRTLSSLFFDEKEVIAANTCYDYPCEFVIHLDLLDSPRSHFNGYYLLHFTHNVYYPGKPMYKHIFKNLYIFKIDEKSWVISSDPQRNKLFPQIAITLESEWGMYNYYGQSAKGCFSKLRNLKWIIWNSQKDYELQPTAILTAETYECGIMYTESNNKVVTSGMKPWVLELTIYSEDHMILHTCVGTLVSVMHILTVGSCFSQIDYFDLPKTLINQCKSKDWRDCFRWFRNNNYENGSVIVEARPYKNKYNVQVFPMKLQIEWIEYHPLYDGVEYDVVLLGLTSTIQLSSLLYPICLPSFLEEDLYYSYLWEGYEPLYSLKNIVREQKWNSRIITDINGPKKFEECETTVCFKSTKNLPHSPEDKKFPHNIKDKNARGKSVCNRFYNLLEKQEQEGLEVIYGLPRGTMECFAKVSFQFPKVEGDSGYSIGDTREAKGARCYERRHRCIKTFGWCPTVDYTKDISLLYSDATNFTTTKPSFTNPTMDVNSTQSSINNNLPKDTSNLDYGYCGEFNDEDLNHVNENHPLYEIPTFVLPRQECPTLRSKTNICTGPLATEPTEYVFEVSYDEKNNLKFTVVHYVWGHQRPIASTEDFFSQPSETLRSQLRGFCHGHGDHAYEKDIGAPTYFKRRKSVGEAGQNIEPGISIAVLYSLQKANGKYCEDYRYYTDQEVLIARKDIIVLSISGVVSSFFIGDNYVQVAICIRKMYKCSQK, encoded by the exons ATGTATATTTGTAGGAATTTACAACTCCAATA tCCAGGACATAGGA TACAAGTGGTTGGATATTATCCTTACTGGGTTGGACTAAATGGTTTGACGGATATAAGGCTGAAAGGAAaggattttaaatcaaaatgtggACTGCGTAATAAT gatttcaaatataatgagCTAATTGATAATCGGGACAAAGTTATGCCAGCTCCGTTACCAACCGTTGTGGCAAATCAA CTTGCTGCAGTAGCCCATTCAGCTACATTAGCCATTACACAGTCAACCCACAATTTTTTTGCCAACATCTTCGGGTTTCAAACAATCAGAACA TTAAGTAGTCTCttctttgatgaaaaagaagTAATAGCAGCAAATACATGCTACGATTACCCTTGTGAATTTGTGATTCATC TGGATTTACTTGACTCTCCACGTTCACACTTCAATGGCTACTATCTTCTTCACTTCACCCATAATGTATATTATCCTGGAAAGCCGATGTATAAGCATATATTCAAgaacctttatatttttaaaatag acGAAAAGTCCTGGGTAATATCATCGGATCCACAGAGAAATAAGTTATTTCCACAAATCGCAATCACACTAGAATCAGAATGGGGAATGTACAATTATTATGGACAGTCTGCCAAAGGATGCTTTTCAAAGCTAAGAAACTTGAAATGGATC ataTGGAATTCACAAAAGG ATTATGAACTTCAACCCACAGCCATTTTAACGGCAGAAACATATGAATGTGGCATTATGTACACCGAATCCAATAATAAAGTAGTAACATCGGGAATGAAGCCATGGGTTTTGGAATTGACCATCTACAGCGAGGATCATAT GATCCTACATACTTGTGTTGGAACTCTTGTATCTGTGATGCACATCCTTACTGTTGGAAGTTGCTTTAGCCAAATCGAT TACTTTGATCTACCCAAGACACTCATTAATCAATGCAAAAGTAAGGATTGGAGAGACTGTTTCCGTTGGTTCAGAAATAATAACTATGAAAATGG AAGTGTCATAGTTGAAGCTAGACcgtataaaaataagtacaatGTTCAAGTTTTCCCCATGAAGCTTCAGATTGAATGGATTGAA TATCATCCTTTATATGATGGAGTAGAATATGATGTTGTACTTTTGGGGCTTACTTCAACAATCCAGCTATCATCCCTTCTTTATCCTATATGTCTTCCTTCTTTTCTGGAAGAAGATCTCTATTACTCCTATTTATGGGAGGGATATGAGCCGCTTTACTCATTAAAA AATATTGTACGTGAGCAAAAATGGAATTCAAGAATTATAACAGATATAAATGGACctaaaaaatttgaa GAATGTGAAACAACCGTCTGCTTTAAAAGCACAAAAAACCTACCTCATTCTCCGGAAGACAAAAAGTTTCCTCACAACATTAAAGATAA AAACGCAAGAGGGAAATCCGTGTGCAATCGCTTTTATAACCTACTGGAAAAACAGGAgcaa gaAGGTTTGGAGGTTATTTATGGTCTACCTCGTGGAACTATGGAATGTTTTGCTAAAGTATCCTTTCAATTCCCAAAAGTTGAAGGAG ATTCGGGATATTCCATTGGTGATACAAGGGAAG CCAAAGGCGCCAGGTGTTACGAAAGAAGGCATAGGTGtataaaaa CTTTTGGTTGGTGTCCCACTGTGGACTACACAAAAGATATAAGCTTACTTTATTCAGATGCAACAAATTTTACCACTACAAAACCCTCATTTACGAACCCCACAATGGATGTCAATAGTACTCAATCCTCTATTAATAATAACCTCCCGAAGGATACTAGTAAC TTAGATTACGGATATTGTGGTGAGTTTAATGATGAAGATTTAAACCATGTGAATGAGAACCATCCTCTCTATGAAATCCCAACTTTTGTGCTTCCAAGGCAG GAATGTCCAACCCTAAGATCCAAAACCAACATTTGCACTGGTCCATTAGCCACTGAACCTACAGAGTATGTCTTTGAAGTGTCATatgatgagaaaaataatttgaagtttaCTGTTGTCCATTACGTATGGGGTCATCAAAGACCCATTGCAAGTACTGAAGATTTTTTCTCACAACCGAGCGAGACATTGAGATC GCAATTACGTGGCTTTTGTCACGGTCATGGAGATCATGCTTATGAGAAAGACATAGGAGCACCCACATATTTCAA ACGAAGAAAGAGTGTCGGAGAAGCTGGACAAAATATTGAACCAGGAATCTCCATTGCCGTACTCTATAGTTTACAAAAAGCCAATGGAAAATATTGTGAGGACTACAGATATTACACGGACCAAGAAGTTCTTATTGCCAGAAAGGATATTATAG TACTGAGTATCAGTGGCGTCGTTAGCTCCTTTTTCATTGGGGAcaattatgtacaagttgcaatttgtataagaaaaatgtaCAAGTGTTcacaaaaatga